A genomic window from Nicotiana sylvestris chromosome 11, ASM39365v2, whole genome shotgun sequence includes:
- the LOC138881960 gene encoding uncharacterized protein: MKQAIQPTENGNQYVDLTINNKPARAMVDTGATHNFVNEAAAKRLELKLAPTNSRVKTVNAEIQNARGVANGVGVKLGTWKGMTNFTVIALDIFDIILGQEFFRHCHTLIDPYLQRLLVMEREGTCMVPTVTMPHGQIQAQLSAMQFVKRIKKGEPMFVATIASLEVDKNFQETVPPCIEKLLKENKDVMPEEFPKHLLPRQEVDHKIELEPEAKPHAFALYRMAPPELEELRK, encoded by the coding sequence ATGAAGCAAGCTATCCAACCTACCGAGAATGGCAATCAGTACGtggatctcaccatcaacaacaagcccgctcgtgcaatggtggatactggagcaactcataatttcGTGAATGAGGCTGCCGCAAAGAGACTGGAATTGAAGCTTGCTCCAACTAACTCTCGTGTCAAGACCGTGAATGCCGAGATACAAAATGCTCGTGGGGTAGCTAatggagttggtgtcaaattgggaacttggaaaggtatgacaaactttaccgTAATCGCTCTAgatatctttgacatcatactggggcaagagttctttagacattgtcatactttAATCGACCCCTACCTCCAACGACTCTTGGTTATGGAGCGAGAAGGAACTTGCATGGTACCTACAGTGACTATGCCACACGGACAGATCCAAGCACAACTCTCAGCTATGCAGTTTGTCAAGAGGATCAAGAAGGGGGAGCCAATGTTCGTGGCAACCATTGCAAGTCTAGAGGTGGACAAAAATTTTCAAGAGACAGTTCCGCCTTGCATAGAAAAGTTGCTTAaggaaaacaaagatgtcatgcCCGAGGAGTTTCCTAAGCACTTGCTGCCCAGGCAAGaggtggatcacaagattgagttggagccagAGGCTAAGCCACATGCATTTGCCctatatcgtatggcacctcCCGAGCTAGAGGAGCTCAGGAAATAA
- the LOC138881961 gene encoding uncharacterized mitochondrial protein AtMg00860-like, with protein MIPLIANLFDRLGQAKYFTKVDLRKGYYQVRIAEGDEPKIACVMRYGAFECNGELRIDEAKVRAIQGWEEPIKVTELRSFLGLVNYYRQFVSGYSAKAAPLTELLKKNKPWVWTEHCQKAFECLKTAVTEEPILALPDFAKTFEVYTDRLRHWGCPDAG; from the exons ATGATCCCGCTCATTGCTaacttgttcgatagacttgggcaagccaagtactttaccaaggtggatcttcGAAAAGGCTACTACCAGGTTCGCATTGCGGAAGGGGATGAGCCAAAGATAGCATGTGTGATGagatatggagcctttgagtg CAATGGAGAGCTACGCATAGATGAGGCTAAGGTACGTGCTATCCAGGGGTGGGAGGAACCTATAAAGGtaactgagttgagatccttccttggccttgttaactactatcgtcagttcgtcagtggatactcagcaaaggctgcaccattgactgagttgttaaagaagaacaagccatgGGTTTGGACGGAGCATTGTCAAAAGGCATTTGAATGCCTTAAGACAGCTGTAACAGAGGAGCCAATCTTGGCATTACCTGACTTTGCCAAGACATTTGAGGTGTACACAGACAGACTTCGCCATTGGGGGTGTCCTGATGCAGGATAA